A genome region from Triticum aestivum cultivar Chinese Spring chromosome 2B, IWGSC CS RefSeq v2.1, whole genome shotgun sequence includes the following:
- the LOC123046925 gene encoding N-acylphosphatidylethanolamine synthase produces MEVSADAATAAAARTLRWAGRAGHLGGVPRAAVIGAVGTIAKAYVSLLNTTTVHNADALHRLVSSRPPGTPLLTVSNHMSTIDDPFMWGFKGFPITDSKLARWVLTAEDICFRNVFMSYMFRLGKCVPITRGAGIYQDHMNEALEVLSTGGWLHSFPEGKVAQDHQPIRRLKWGTASLIVGAPVTPIILPIVHTGFEKVMPEKSFFGRRPPLPLCGKEIQIIVGEPVDFDLPGLKQVAAMIPQDTSFERKGWPTITPEGLDEAAQRWLYQKMSDKIQSVMESLRKTLLNSKQH; encoded by the exons ATGGAGGTGTCCGCcgacgcggcgacggcggcggcggcgcggacgctGCGGTGGGCCGGCCGTGCGGGGCACCTTGGCGGCGTCCCCCGCGCGGCGGTGATAGGCGCCGTGGGCACCATTGCTAAGGCGTACGTGTCGCTGCTCAACACCACCACCGTGCACAACGCCGACGCCCTCCACCGCCTCGTCTCCTCGCGGCCCCCCGGCACGCCGCTCCTCACCGTCAGCAACCATATGTCCAC gatagatGACCCATTTATGTGGGGATTCAAGGGTTTCCCTATTACAGATTCAAAGCTTGCAAGATGGGTGCTGACAGCAGAGGATATCTGCTTCAGGAATGTATTCATGTCTTACATGTTTCGACTTG GGAAATGTGTGCCGATCACTAGAGGGGCTGGAATTTATCAAGACCATATGAATGAGGCCCTTGAAGTGCTTAGCACTGGAGGCTGG TTGCATTCATTCCCTGAAGGAAAAGTAGCCCAGGATCACCAACCAATCAGACGGTTGAAATGGGGAACTGCCAGTCTTATTGTCGGAGCACCCGTAACTCCAATAATTTTACCTATTGTTCACACTGGTTTTGAAAAG GTCATGCCAGAGAAATCATTTTTTGGACGCCGTCCACCATTACCTCTCTGCGGCAAGGAGATACAGATCATCGTGGGAGAACCAGTAGATTTTGATCTGCCAGGCTTAAAGCAGGTGGCAGCAATGATACCACAAGACACATCCTTCGAAAGGAAGGGCTGGCCAACCATCACGCCGGAGGGGCTAGACGAGGCAGCACAGAGATGGCTTTACCAGAAGATGTCGGATAAGATCCAGTCCGTGATGGAGAGCTTGAGGAAGACGCTTCTGAACTCGAAGCAGCATTGA
- the LOC123046924 gene encoding flavanone 3-dioxygenase 3, translating to MSCDSRSTPQEQLRSDKLHPPAPPMPVINLGHLTIEPEARSRVVEDIARACHDLGYFQVINHGISQSVMDRAVEAASEFFKLPSETKQEFASDDIRRPVRYGTSSKDGTRPARTFLKHYAHPLSEWLQYWPEKPPTYREDMGKISAEVRRVALQLMEAILEGRGLGKDYQHEEFQRGLQLLQVNCYPKEPEGDSAIGLAPHSDHGFLTILLASCSGLEVLDRSSNTWRVVQQPRHALHVHVGDYMEVLSNGRIRTVVHRAVLNPGEARISMASIHSFGMHETVSVAKELVDEQDPERYKESSFSDFLDYLMSNADKKRMSFLESLRI from the exons ATGTCGTGCGACTCAAGGAGCACCCCTCAGGAGCAGCTCAGGTCGGACAAGCTCCACCCACCGGCGCCGCCAATGCCGGTGATCAACCTGGGTCACCTCACTATTGAACCCGAGGCACGATCTCGCGTGGTGGAAGATATCGCCAGAGCGTGCCATGATCTCGGATACTTTCAG GTTATAAACCATGGGATCAGTCAATCTGTCATGGACCGTGCCGTTGAAGCAGCTTCAGAGTTCTTCAAACTTCCAAGTGAGACAAAGCAGGAATTTGCATCAGATGATATCCGACGGCCTGTTCGATACGGCACCAGCTCAAAGGACGGCACTCGTCCGGCACGGACATTCCTAAAGCATTATGCCCATCCCCTCAGTGAATGGTTGCAATATTGGCCAGAAAAACCACCAACCTACAG GGAGGACATGGGAAAAATTTCAGCTGAAGTAAGGAGGGTGGCTCTGCAGCTGATGGAAGCCATACTTGAAGGCCGGGGACTGGGCAAAGACtaccagcatgaagaatttcagaGAGGATTGCAGCTACTGCAAGTGAACTGCTACCCGAAAGAACCAGAAGGCGATTCGGCGATAGGGCTGGCACCGCATTCCGATCACGGATTTCTCACCATCTTGCTCGCAAGCTGTTCAGGCCTGGAGGTTCTTGACCGAAGTAGCAACACCTGGAGAGTGGTCCAGCAACCCCGGCACGCGTTGCACGTCCACGTGGGAGACTACATGGAGGTCCTGAGCAATGGCCGGATCAGGACCGTCGTGCACCGTGCTGTCCTCAACCCTGGAGAGGCGAGGATCTCCATGGCGAGCATCCATAGTTTTGGGATGCACGAGACGGTATCCGTTGCCAAGGAGCTGGTGGATGAGCAAGATCCTGAGAGGTACAAGGAGAGCAGCTTCAGTGACTTCCTGGACTATCTCATGAGCAATGCGGACAAGAAGCGCATGAGCTTTCTTGAGAGCCTTAGGATTTGA